The Altererythrobacter sp. Root672 genome includes a window with the following:
- a CDS encoding redoxin domain-containing protein — translation MGEILRPGTKVPDFNAPVTPDQTLSIGDLKGRRVILAFYPADWSPVCGDQMTLYNAVLPEFRKHGADLVGISVDGPWCHQAYAKANQLHFPLIADFHPKGQIARSFGAYREDEGVADRALFIVDETGHIAWSYCSPIAVNPGADGILDALEAMPKLETAHV, via the coding sequence ATGGGTGAGATCCTGCGACCCGGAACCAAGGTTCCCGACTTCAACGCGCCCGTCACGCCCGACCAGACGCTCTCGATCGGCGACCTCAAGGGCCGCCGCGTCATTCTCGCTTTCTACCCGGCCGACTGGAGTCCCGTTTGTGGCGACCAGATGACCCTTTACAACGCGGTGCTCCCGGAGTTTCGGAAGCATGGCGCGGACCTGGTCGGGATCTCGGTCGACGGACCCTGGTGCCATCAGGCCTATGCGAAGGCGAACCAGCTCCATTTCCCGCTGATCGCCGACTTCCATCCCAAGGGGCAGATTGCCCGGTCCTTCGGGGCCTACCGCGAGGACGAGGGTGTTGCCGACCGCGCCTTGTTCATCGTCGACGAAACGGGGCACATCGCCTGGAGCTATTGCTCGCCAATCGCGGTCAACCCCGGCGCCGACGGCATCCTCGACGCGCTCGAGGCGATGCCAAAGCTGGAGACCGCCCATGTCTGA
- a CDS encoding FAD-dependent oxidoreductase has translation MKMIEERGEQILPVLSEMELEKLRAFGSLVRFAKGERLTTTGENVPGMYVILVGFVVVRERLGKKVSDLARLEPGMFLADMGQLAGHPALVDSFAEVDVEAILVPTDRLRDLVVTQAGLGEKIMRALILRRALLLDIGAGGPILVGPAHSAKIIRLQNFLLRNAFPHQLLDPQEHAEASVLLHQFNITPDKFPIVICPSGEVLIDPDEARVARCVGLLHDIDSARIYDLAIAGAGPSGLAAALYAASEGLHVLLLEGSVFGGQAGASARIENYLGFPTGISGRALAGRAYAQAHKFGAEMLLAAPVVGLETDETRHHQLPVEGNNPARARTVAIATGAIYRRPAIPGIERFEVSSVHYWASPVEARLCRNEDIVLIGGGNSAGQAAVYLSEQVRHLHMLVRGESLAESMSRYLIDRINAIPNLELRTRTTVTRLKGRAGQLQQVTWRDEATGQETTRPTRHLFVFIGANPNTSWLQGSGVRLDKNGFVLTGTQVAEGHGSFETSVEGVFAIGDVRSGSTKRVAAAVGEGAQLIPIIHSYLEEREVQNR, from the coding sequence ATGAAGATGATCGAGGAAAGGGGCGAGCAGATCCTCCCGGTTCTTTCGGAAATGGAATTGGAGAAACTCAGGGCTTTCGGCAGCCTCGTGCGGTTTGCCAAAGGAGAACGCCTCACCACGACGGGTGAAAACGTGCCGGGCATGTACGTGATCCTCGTCGGGTTCGTCGTGGTCCGCGAACGCCTGGGAAAAAAGGTAAGCGATCTCGCGCGCCTCGAGCCCGGGATGTTTCTGGCAGACATGGGTCAACTGGCGGGACATCCGGCGCTGGTCGATTCCTTCGCGGAAGTCGATGTCGAGGCCATCCTCGTGCCGACGGACCGCCTGAGGGACCTTGTGGTTACCCAAGCCGGACTGGGTGAAAAGATCATGCGCGCGCTCATCCTGCGTCGGGCCCTGCTGCTCGACATCGGGGCGGGGGGCCCGATCCTGGTCGGACCGGCGCATTCCGCGAAGATCATCCGATTGCAGAACTTCCTGTTGCGCAACGCCTTCCCTCATCAGCTTCTGGATCCTCAAGAGCATGCGGAAGCGAGCGTCTTGCTGCACCAGTTCAACATCACACCGGACAAGTTCCCGATCGTGATCTGTCCATCAGGCGAGGTCCTCATCGATCCGGACGAGGCGCGGGTCGCGCGCTGTGTCGGGTTGCTGCACGACATCGATTCCGCGCGGATCTACGACCTGGCAATTGCGGGCGCCGGACCGTCCGGCCTCGCAGCAGCGCTCTATGCTGCGTCCGAGGGTTTGCATGTGTTGCTACTGGAAGGCAGCGTGTTCGGCGGACAGGCCGGGGCATCGGCTCGGATAGAAAACTATCTCGGCTTTCCTACCGGGATTTCCGGGCGCGCCCTCGCCGGTCGGGCTTATGCGCAGGCCCACAAGTTCGGCGCGGAAATGTTGTTGGCCGCCCCGGTAGTGGGCCTCGAGACCGACGAGACACGGCACCACCAATTACCGGTCGAAGGGAATAACCCGGCAAGAGCGCGAACTGTCGCCATCGCCACCGGCGCTATCTACCGTCGCCCCGCCATCCCCGGCATCGAACGCTTCGAGGTATCGAGCGTGCATTACTGGGCTTCGCCGGTAGAGGCGCGTCTCTGCAGAAACGAAGACATTGTTTTGATCGGAGGCGGCAATTCGGCGGGACAGGCGGCCGTCTACCTGTCCGAGCAAGTGAGGCACCTGCACATGTTGGTTCGCGGTGAAAGCCTGGCGGAATCGATGTCGCGCTATCTGATCGACAGGATCAATGCGATACCCAACCTGGAGTTGCGAACCAGAACGACCGTGACCCGGCTGAAGGGACGTGCTGGGCAATTGCAGCAGGTAACCTGGCGCGACGAGGCCACGGGGCAGGAGACGACTCGTCCTACTCGTCACCTCTTTGTCTTCATCGGCGCCAATCCCAACACGTCGTGGCTTCAGGGTTCGGGCGTGCGACTGGACAAGAACGGTTTCGTCCTGACCGGCACGCAAGTGGCAGAAGGTCATGGCAGCTTCGAAACAAGCGTGGAGGGGGTGTTTGCGATCGGAGACGTTCGGTCAGGGTCGACCAAGAGGGTCGCGGCAGCGGTCGGGGAGGGTGCGCAGTTGATCCCCATAATCCATTCCTATCTGGAGGAAAGAGAGGTCCAAAATCGGTGA
- a CDS encoding DsbA family protein, whose translation MSDLRFPIDDRDHVIGPPDAPVTLVEYGDYQCPHCQAAWPEVEQVLGHFGRELRYAYRHFPISTMHPLAKPAAQCAEFAAAHGVFWEMHSAIYANGHQLSGALLFTLARQLRLDVTELRHALEQGRYAPKVEADFLSGVRSGVNGTPCFFVNGNRHDGSYTAPALIAALAAVAQKAHAPNLSIGR comes from the coding sequence ATGTCTGACCTGCGCTTTCCCATCGACGACCGCGATCACGTCATCGGGCCCCCCGACGCTCCGGTAACGCTTGTCGAATATGGTGACTATCAGTGCCCGCACTGCCAGGCCGCGTGGCCCGAGGTCGAGCAGGTCCTCGGTCATTTCGGGCGGGAGCTCCGGTACGCCTACCGGCACTTCCCGATCTCGACCATGCATCCCCTGGCAAAACCCGCCGCACAATGCGCCGAATTCGCCGCGGCTCATGGCGTGTTCTGGGAGATGCACTCGGCTATCTATGCCAACGGGCATCAGCTGTCGGGGGCGCTGCTGTTCACGCTTGCACGCCAGCTGAGGCTGGACGTGACCGAGCTTCGCCACGCGCTCGAGCAAGGCCGCTATGCGCCAAAGGTCGAGGCCGATTTCCTCAGCGGAGTCCGCAGCGGCGTGAACGGCACGCCCTGTTTCTTCGTCAACGGCAACCGGCACGACGGATCCTACACCGCCCCGGCCCTCATCGCCGCGCTCGCCGCCGTTGCCCAGAAGGCCCATGCGCCGAACCTCAGCATTGGTCGGTGA